A portion of the Salminus brasiliensis chromosome 9, fSalBra1.hap2, whole genome shotgun sequence genome contains these proteins:
- the msantd1 gene encoding myb/SANT-like DNA-binding domain-containing protein 1 — translation MSAEDCFSYIVPSSNEKHRRARNWTDSEMKGLLYIWEEYVTELKKAKRNAKIYETMAKRLYELTGEHRHREEIKMKITNMTFQYRQVKLKYTASGSTSIPDWPYFKSIERILSKVPEQTHMSPLDPQTTGASTSQPESSLPQAATPMLGFLPEYTGSSEEREVKEEEEEDGTEISVSSFESRSQAVKRRRMSPLPLRRKKVRVMEAMLSEQRKMRHAVEETCREVRRVMQQQNFLQVQSLQLQDRMMNLLEKMIPTTVTKPSQS, via the exons ATGTCTGCTGAGGACTGTTTCAGTTACATAGTGCCAAGCTCCAACGAAAAGCACAGGCGGGCTCGTAACTGGACGGACTCGGAAATGAAAGGGCTTCTGTACATTTGGGAGGAGTACGTCACCGAGCTCAAGAAGGCCAAGCGCAATGCTAAGATCTACGAAACCATGGCGAAGCGACTTTACGAACTCACCGGCGAGCACCGTCACAGAGAGGAGATTAAGATGAAGATCACCAACATGACATTCCAGTACAGGCAAGT GAAGCTAAAGTACACAGCCAGTGGTAGCACCAGCATACCTGACTGGCCGTACTTTAAGTCTATTGAGAGGATTTTGTCCAAGGTACCAGAGCAGACCCACATGAGTCCACTAGACCCACAAACTACTGGAGCATCCACCTCCCAACCTGAGTCTTCATTGCCTCAGGCCGCAACTCCAATGTTAGGCTTTCTACCCGAGTACACTGGCTCCTCTGAGGAGAGGGAGGtcaaagaggaagaggaggaagatggGACAGAAATCTCTGTGAGCTCATTTGAGTCCAG ATCACAAGCGGTAAAGAGGCGGCGCATGTCCCCGTTGCCCCTGCGTCGTAAGAAGGTGCGTGTGATGGAGGCCATGCTGAGCGAACAGAGGAAGATGAGGCATGCGGTGGAGGAGACGTGCCGAGAGGTGCGCAGAGTCATGCAGCAGCAAAACTTCCTGCAGGTGCAGAGTCTGCAGCTCCAGGACAGAATGATGAACCTGCTGGAGAAAATGATCCCAACCACAGTGACTAAACCTTCCCAGTCATAG